The proteins below come from a single Branchiostoma floridae strain S238N-H82 chromosome 5, Bfl_VNyyK, whole genome shotgun sequence genomic window:
- the LOC118415369 gene encoding leucine-rich repeat neuronal protein 1-like, with the protein MEQRTIVTLRLSALLLLCYLHHTSGKPWNTTCPLPSCTCELRERLTDSSHYVDAKTVDCSNQKLTAIPPGLPLDTEVLLLQVNNIATLGDSLSPLVNLTELDLSQNDISDIDQNWFIGLKQLANLQLQQNWISGIKSQDFLPLSNLRELHLDYNQITSLDDLAFMGLQALQQLNLNGNNLTSVGRGWLEEVPRLKILHVGDNPITMLEDGNFQPLYNLEHLILSGAGMVDLSAGVFHGLQNLRSLHLQNNRFMKIPSAALEKVSSLQFLELDYNPIIKITSHQIIKLPQLVQLQLNHMPKLTIVDNGAFQNLANLRRLELSHNPMLAYLHQDSFRELPNLEILLLNNNALTALYEDIVHSLPNLKQVRLEGNPLRCDCLMRWVGINVTDISYLDRKALICNSPPEYHGMDLGSLIPDLMMRRCMPIIQPTFPSYLTVKENAHLTLDCRAMGEPQPNIYWVLPNGDRFTSRNTSPRIKLTQEGTLEMSKVQVHDTGHYTCVAIDDGYGDSRTMLLNVSASAHHLFHLAASNITTHSIHLSWQTPYVQRVQAYLLQYTAMMMVGGVHVTYRALIPPEVQHYNLTNLVPSTNYKVCLTVADFHTHHQGACITAMTKEAASPPTQVGLIIAMVMGGMVTVGMLLALVSYGMRKYRVRHYHRAEMHHYIHDITSIPLTDLYSPITTSLWGRDNSVDA; encoded by the exons ATGGAACAAAGGACTATCGTGACTCTGCGCCTTTCTGCCCTCCTTCTGCTTTGCTATCTACATCATACTTCTGGCAAGCCTTGGAACACCACCTGTCCCCTCCCCTCCTGCACATGTGAACTGCGGGAAAGGCTCACCGACTCCTCTCACTACGTCGATGCTAAGACTGTGGACTGCAGCAACCAGAAGCTCACGGCCATCCCACCAGGCTTGCCTCTGGACACTGAGGTCCTCCTGCTGCAGGTCAACAACATAGCCACCCTGGGGGACAGCCTCAGCCCCCTGGTGAACCTGACAGAACTGGATCTGTCTCAGAACGACATCTCCGACATCGACCAGAACTGGTTCATCGGCCTGAAGCAGCTGGCAAATCTGCAGCTCCAACAGAACTGGATCTCCGGCATCAAGAGTCAGGACTTCCTCCCGCTGAGCAACCTGAGGGAACTGCACCTGGACTACAACCAGATCACGTCGCTGGACGACCTGGCCTTCATGGGTCTCCAG GCACTGCAGCAGCTCAACCTCAATGGCAACAACCTGACATCCGTGGGCAGGGGGTGGCTGGAGGAGGTCCCAAGGCTGAAGATCCTCCACGTAGGCGACAACCCGATCACGATGCTGGAGGACGGCAACTTCCAGCCGCTCTACAACCTGGAGCACCTGATCCTGTCAGGTGCAGGGATGGTGGACCTGTCAGCTGGGGTGTTCCATGGGCTACAGAACCTGCGCAGTCTTCACTTACAGAACAACAGATTCATGAAG ATCCCATCGGCAGCACTAGAAAAAGTATCAAGCCTACAGTTCCTAGAACTGGACTACAACCCTATCATTAAGATCACCTCCCACCAGATCATCAAGCTGCCCCAACTGGTCCAGCTACAGCTCAACCACATGCCCAAGCTCACCATTGTCGACAACGGAGCCTTCCAAAATCTGGCCAACCTCCGGCGCTTAGAGCTCTCCCACAACCCCATGTTAGCATACCTACATCAGGACTCCTTCAGAGAGCTCCCCAACCTGGAAATCCTCCTACTGAACAACAATGCTCTAACGGCGCTGTATGAAGACATCGTGCACAGCCTACCTAACCTGAAACAGGTCAGGTTAGAGGGCAATCCCCTCCGCTGTGACTGCCTCATGCGCTGGGTGGGCATCAATGTCACCGACATCAGCTACCTGGACAGAAAAGCCCTGATCTGTAACTCCCCACCAGAGTACCACGGCATGGACTTGGGAAGCCTGATCCCAGATCTGATGATGAGAAGATGCATGCCAATCATCCAGCCCACCTTCCCTTCATACCTCACTGTGAAGGAGAATGCACACCTGACCCTGGACTGTAGGGCCATGGGGGAACCCCAGCCTAACATCTACTGGGTCCTCCCTAATGGAGACCGCTTCACAAGCAGAAACACCTCGCCAAGAATCAAGCTCACACAGGAGGGAACACTGGAGATGTCAAAAGTTCAG GTTCATGACACAGGCCACTACACGTGTGTAGCGATCGATGACGGCTATGGGGACAGTCGTACCATGCTGTTGAACGTTAGCGCCAGCGCCCACCACCTGTTCCACCTGGCAGCCTCCAACATCACCACCCACTCCATCCACCTCAGCTGGCAGACGCCCTACGTGCAGCGTGTGCAGGCCTACCTGCTGCAGTACACCGCCATGATGATGGTAGGGGGCGTACATGTCACGTACCGCGCCCTCATCCCGCCCGAGGTGCAGCACTACAACCTCACCAACCTGGTTCCCTCCACCAACTACAAGGTGTGTCTCACAGTGGCAGACTTCCACACGCACCACCAAGGCGCCTGCATCACAGCCATGACCAAAGAGGCCGCATCGCCGCCAACCCAGGTGGGCCTCATCATCGCCATGGTGATGGGTGGCATGGTAACGGTGGGGATGCTGCTAGCGCTGGTGTCGTATGGAATGAGGAAGTACCGCGTGCGACACTACCACCGGGCAGAGATGCACCACTACATCCACGACATCACCTCCATACCCCTGACAGACCTCTACAGCCCCATAACCACATCCTTATGGGGGAGGGACAACAGCGTAGACGCATGA